From Candidatus Poribacteria bacterium, a single genomic window includes:
- a CDS encoding transposase has protein sequence WVVERTFAWMGRFRRLARDYERLAQTLVGLHFLAFAILRLKRFVARVPQSA, from the coding sequence TGGGTCGTCGAGCGGACGTTCGCGTGGATGGGGAGATTCCGACGGCTGGCGCGCGACTATGAGCGATTGGCGCAAACGTTGGTAGGTCTTCATTTCCTCGCGTTCGCCATCCTGAGGCTCAAACGGTTTGTCGCGCGGGTTCCACAAAGTGCATAA